The Pseudomonas triclosanedens genome has a window encoding:
- a CDS encoding type II secretion system protein GspD, translating to MLPLNKAFPPFPPQALLLALCLAVNAGCTTESLSFPSPLVASAEKPRADESTVGNGRESASVSGSGLSRGPTIAATPAPERVPTGGLVDRTDRLVLDDKAADITVNVEDVTLPAFINEVFGNVLGLPFEIDNALKNKTDRVTLRLQQSQTRQTVYNIASQVMTNYGIEIARQGGVLRFQIKQLGLSPDEPPILISGDARPDVPISYRPVFQFVPLHNVDPKDVIPWLNSAYEKSGLNANADGARGGLMLKGMSSIVSQAAQAVELLDRPFMRGQNSLRIDPAFITSESLAKQLKELLAAQGYSVGIGEASGSVVLVPLESSNGLIVFSSQQALLNLVRDWAGQVDRAPLTSAVGEGDGSEREGLFFYEARNTRASELAKSLRSLVSGLNAPGGAYGLTPDLAGGASRRASANSPPPFRSPQDRGNSDMGGGNGSSGLSPLLRLAGTQALLGSGESGSLMDSLASSVAGSGTIVEDENRNAILFRGPGRVWQQMQPLLRQLDKPARQVLIEVTIASVDLVDNQSVGFSWAFLDGHADSGPGFSREISGNSKTGFTYMINTAGGAMAALNALATDSRSRILATPRVMVKSGEQANINVGTDIPVVTGQQNDNSSTGGTSNILQSISYRSTGVILNVSPVIYSNNRVDLTVSQEVSSSGANGGGGSGGSTGSLTPSITRTSLETALTLQSGGSIFMGGLIRENGDDGNDGVPFLKDIPGIGYLFGARNSNKSKSEVVMLIQPYIIEGAEDAREITEKLRQMVEPGLGCSKVPGSCG from the coding sequence ATGCTCCCGTTGAATAAGGCTTTTCCCCCATTCCCCCCACAAGCATTGCTGCTTGCCTTGTGCCTGGCTGTCAACGCCGGTTGTACCACCGAGTCACTTTCCTTCCCATCGCCGTTGGTGGCGTCTGCGGAAAAGCCGAGAGCCGACGAGAGTACGGTAGGCAATGGTCGCGAGAGCGCCTCGGTGAGCGGCTCTGGTTTATCCAGAGGGCCGACGATAGCCGCCACACCTGCACCTGAAAGGGTACCTACCGGGGGATTGGTCGACAGGACGGATCGGCTCGTGCTGGATGACAAGGCAGCAGATATCACGGTGAATGTAGAAGATGTAACACTCCCGGCGTTCATCAACGAAGTATTCGGTAACGTGCTAGGGCTGCCGTTTGAAATAGACAATGCACTGAAGAACAAGACAGATCGCGTCACGTTGCGGCTGCAACAGTCTCAGACCCGGCAGACGGTATACAACATTGCTTCTCAGGTCATGACCAACTACGGGATCGAGATTGCCAGGCAGGGTGGTGTACTTAGGTTCCAGATCAAGCAACTGGGGTTGAGCCCTGATGAGCCACCAATACTCATCAGTGGTGACGCAAGGCCGGACGTGCCGATTTCGTATAGGCCTGTCTTCCAGTTTGTTCCCCTGCACAACGTTGATCCCAAGGATGTCATCCCCTGGCTGAACAGTGCATACGAAAAATCCGGTCTGAATGCCAATGCCGACGGCGCACGCGGCGGATTGATGCTCAAAGGGATGTCATCGATCGTCAGTCAGGCGGCTCAGGCCGTCGAGTTGCTGGATAGGCCATTCATGAGGGGGCAGAACAGCCTTCGTATCGACCCGGCATTCATTACGTCCGAAAGTCTGGCCAAGCAACTGAAAGAGCTGCTCGCGGCCCAGGGTTATAGCGTGGGCATCGGCGAGGCATCTGGCAGCGTTGTTCTGGTTCCTCTGGAAAGCTCCAACGGCCTGATCGTCTTTTCTAGCCAGCAAGCGCTATTGAATCTTGTGAGGGATTGGGCGGGGCAGGTTGATCGCGCTCCGTTGACTAGTGCGGTCGGTGAAGGTGATGGCTCGGAGAGAGAGGGGTTGTTCTTCTATGAGGCGCGCAATACGCGAGCCAGTGAGCTTGCAAAATCGTTGCGCTCATTGGTGTCGGGGCTGAACGCTCCTGGAGGAGCCTACGGCCTGACACCCGATTTGGCCGGGGGGGCTTCCCGTCGTGCTTCGGCCAATAGCCCTCCGCCGTTCCGTTCCCCCCAGGATCGTGGAAACTCTGATATGGGGGGGGGCAATGGCTCTTCCGGATTGTCACCACTTCTGCGGCTGGCAGGGACGCAAGCCTTGTTAGGTAGCGGGGAGAGTGGCTCGCTGATGGACAGCCTGGCCTCCAGTGTGGCTGGCAGCGGTACGATCGTCGAAGATGAAAACCGCAACGCCATTCTGTTCCGTGGACCAGGGCGAGTGTGGCAACAGATGCAGCCGCTGCTTCGTCAATTGGACAAGCCGGCACGACAGGTTCTGATTGAGGTCACTATTGCCAGCGTAGACCTGGTAGACAACCAGAGCGTCGGATTTTCCTGGGCATTTCTGGATGGGCATGCGGATAGTGGCCCTGGCTTTTCCAGGGAAATCTCAGGTAATTCGAAGACCGGTTTCACATATATGATCAATACGGCGGGTGGAGCGATGGCCGCCCTGAATGCCTTGGCAACGGACTCTCGATCCAGAATTCTTGCGACTCCCCGTGTAATGGTTAAGAGCGGTGAGCAGGCAAATATCAATGTTGGTACGGATATTCCAGTAGTCACTGGGCAGCAGAATGACAATAGTAGTACTGGAGGGACTTCCAACATTCTTCAGAGTATTTCCTACCGGTCTACAGGGGTAATCCTGAATGTATCGCCAGTTATTTATTCGAATAACCGAGTGGATCTGACGGTAAGTCAGGAAGTTAGCTCCTCTGGTGCGAATGGCGGTGGAGGTAGTGGAGGATCAACGGGAAGCTTGACGCCTAGTATAACCAGGACTTCCTTGGAGACGGCCCTGACGTTACAAAGTGGAGGGTCCATCTTTATGGGGGGGTTGATTCGTGAGAATGGCGATGATGGAAACGATGGGGTTCCATTTCTCAAGGATATACCAGGCAT